From Aquificaceae bacterium, one genomic window encodes:
- a CDS encoding peroxiredoxin, which produces MKEFIIKVLALLGIAQAGAPLQEGQQAYLFSLKNHEGKTVNLSDYRGRWVVLYFYPKADTPGCTAQAKEYTRLMPEFERLRVKVFGVSTDSVESISKFREKYNLSVEFLSDPKGSVVKAYGVTVIAGFCSRDTVLINLELKVEKIYRGVEYPLV; this is translated from the coding sequence ATGAAGGAATTTATTATAAAAGTCCTTGCTCTGCTTGGTATAGCTCAAGCAGGTGCTCCACTGCAAGAAGGTCAACAAGCCTACCTCTTTAGTCTTAAAAACCACGAGGGTAAAACTGTTAACCTTTCAGACTACAGAGGAAGGTGGGTAGTCCTCTACTTTTACCCAAAGGCGGACACTCCGGGTTGCACTGCACAGGCAAAGGAATATACAAGGCTAATGCCAGAATTTGAAAGACTAAGGGTAAAGGTTTTTGGAGTAAGCACTGATAGTGTGGAGAGCATAAGTAAGTTTAGAGAAAAATACAACCTTTCTGTGGAATTCCTCTCCGACCCAAAGGGTAGCGTGGTAAAGGCTTATGGAGTCACTGTAATAGCGGGCTTTTGCTCAAGGGACACGGTGCTAATAAATCTAGAGCTTAAGGTAGAGAAAATATACAGGGGCGTAGAGTATCCCTTAGTATAG